In Actinomycetota bacterium, a single genomic region encodes these proteins:
- a CDS encoding YbhB/YbcL family Raf kinase inhibitor-like protein, with translation MAVVAPSDAAADAPEDITVISSEFDDGEIITAQYTCDGRDVSPPLTWEDVPDGTAELVVTVEDPDAPDETFVHWMVAGIEPTSPGILEGGLPEGATVGLNDFGESTYKGPCPPHDHGPHRYVFTVMALREGTRLQPRFTAEKLYDQLEDNVLAKGVLIGRYGRTPRPPVKSG, from the coding sequence ATGGCTGTCGTTGCCCCGTCCGATGCCGCCGCCGACGCGCCGGAGGACATCACCGTCATCAGCTCCGAGTTCGACGACGGCGAGATCATCACGGCGCAGTACACCTGTGACGGTCGCGACGTGTCCCCGCCCCTGACGTGGGAGGACGTCCCTGACGGCACCGCCGAGCTGGTGGTGACGGTCGAGGACCCCGATGCGCCCGATGAGACGTTCGTGCACTGGATGGTGGCCGGCATCGAACCCACCTCACCGGGGATCCTCGAGGGCGGCTTGCCGGAGGGCGCCACGGTGGGCCTGAACGACTTCGGAGAGAGCACCTACAAGGGCCCATGCCCCCCGCACGACCACGGGCCGCACCGGTACGTCTTCACGGTCATGGCGCTCCGCGAGGGCACCCGGCTGCAGCCGCGGTTCACCGCCGAGAAGCTCTACGACCAGCTCGAGGACAACGTCCTGGCCAAGGGCGTGCTGATCGGTCGCTACGGACGCACCCCCCGCCCGCCGGTGAAGAGCGGGTAA